A single genomic interval of Stieleria maiorica harbors:
- a CDS encoding DUF1501 domain-containing protein, with the protein MSIDNSNRETMSRRRMLLHSGSGFGAMALAGMLPQDNAEAAKRSAPSPLAAKLTNHPAKAKSVIFLFMDGGPSHLDTFDPKPALEKLAGKPIPESFGRVITAMGEYDSPILPSPRKWKQHGESGLWVSDWLPHTAEMADELAVIRSCWTNGINHSGGICQMNTGSQFAGRPSLGSWVTYGLGTENENLPAFVVMQEGKGRVINGARNWGAGFMPAIYQGTTMQKTGQPFENLSPPDHVASDQQRRELDFLAQLNQRHAAERQDNTDLEARIRSFELAFQMQSHAPEAVDLSQESADTHRLYGLDDDATAPYGRNLLMARRLVERGVRFVQCYHGAGSKWDAHDNIEDNHTRMCRGMDLPVAGLLKDLKQRGLLEQTLVVWGGEFGRTPMSEKGDGRDHNPTGFTMWMAGGGVQGGQAYGTTDEVGLHAVEDRLHVHDIHSTVLHLMGVDHRKLVYMHKGRPERIDQNEGRAYTEIVAS; encoded by the coding sequence ATGTCGATTGATAATTCGAATCGCGAAACGATGTCACGTCGCCGGATGTTGCTGCACAGCGGCAGCGGGTTTGGTGCGATGGCGTTGGCGGGGATGTTGCCGCAGGACAATGCGGAGGCGGCCAAACGGTCGGCCCCCTCGCCGCTGGCTGCGAAATTGACAAACCATCCGGCGAAAGCCAAAAGCGTGATCTTTCTGTTCATGGATGGCGGGCCGAGCCACTTGGACACGTTTGATCCCAAGCCCGCGTTGGAGAAGCTGGCTGGCAAGCCGATCCCTGAAAGCTTTGGCCGGGTGATCACGGCGATGGGCGAATACGATTCGCCGATCCTGCCGTCGCCGCGGAAATGGAAACAGCACGGCGAAAGCGGGTTGTGGGTTTCCGACTGGCTGCCACACACCGCGGAAATGGCCGACGAGTTGGCCGTGATCCGGTCATGCTGGACCAACGGCATCAACCACTCCGGAGGCATCTGTCAGATGAACACCGGCAGCCAGTTCGCCGGACGGCCGTCGCTGGGCAGCTGGGTGACGTACGGATTGGGGACGGAAAACGAAAACCTGCCCGCCTTTGTCGTCATGCAAGAGGGCAAGGGACGCGTGATCAACGGTGCCCGAAACTGGGGCGCCGGGTTCATGCCGGCGATCTACCAGGGCACGACGATGCAGAAGACCGGCCAGCCCTTTGAAAACCTGAGCCCTCCCGACCACGTGGCGTCCGACCAGCAACGACGGGAACTGGATTTCCTGGCCCAGCTGAATCAACGTCATGCCGCCGAACGTCAAGACAACACGGATTTGGAAGCGCGTATCCGCAGCTTTGAACTCGCCTTCCAAATGCAATCCCACGCGCCCGAAGCGGTCGATTTGTCACAGGAGTCGGCCGACACGCATCGCTTGTACGGTCTGGACGATGACGCGACCGCACCCTACGGTCGCAATCTGTTGATGGCACGCCGGTTGGTCGAACGCGGCGTGCGGTTCGTGCAGTGTTACCACGGCGCGGGCAGCAAGTGGGATGCGCACGACAACATCGAAGACAATCACACCCGGATGTGTCGCGGCATGGATCTGCCGGTCGCCGGATTGCTGAAGGATTTGAAACAGCGAGGCTTGCTGGAGCAAACTCTGGTGGTCTGGGGCGGCGAGTTCGGACGCACACCGATGAGCGAAAAGGGCGACGGCCGCGACCACAACCCGACCGGTTTTACGATGTGGATGGCCGGCGGCGGCGTGCAAGGCGGACAGGCCTATGGGACGACCGACGAAGTCGGACTGCACGCCGTGGAAGATCGTTTGCATGTCCACGACATCCACTCGACGGTGCTGCACTTGATGGGCGTCGATCACCGCAAGTTGGTTTACATGCACAAGGGACGCCCGGAGCGGATCGATCAAAACGAAGGCCGCGCGTACACGGAGATCGTGGCGTCATGA
- a CDS encoding DUF1553 domain-containing protein, with translation MNMARVSRIACVLCFSLLTTPLVAADATPAQRDLFEIHVRPMLVKHCIKCHGESKQEGGLRLDSFDALTKGGDSGPAIVAGKPDESLLIEALRYESFEMPPSGQLEDSVTAGIEQWIQADSPWPTGLVLKPMAKITDQDRDWWCYQPIADPDVPEVDDEGWCRNEIDHFVFRRLDQEGLRPASEPDARTLLRRVHFAVTGLPPHDQAAQSITNDDNWYETLVDQLLDDPAYGENQARYWLDLVRYADSDGYNADHGRPEAHHYREYAIRSFNEDKPYDRFVTEQLAGDEVDPGNRDALIGTMYLRHWIYEWNQRDVEGQWDQILSDVTETTADVFLAQGLKCARCHDHKFDPLLQKDYYAMKAFFAPLQPREDQPIADVETRTKHLQQQQAWEAATEEIRQRLHEIETPVLLKHATREGFDKFTKEIRSMISSRRPERSPYEHQIASLASNQFDVHPEKLAEWLDEETEAERQRLHKQLAEFDHLKPEPLPTLKFVASDVGPIAPPTTIPDSADASPIAPGYPTILEDKPAEVQPPPAALQSTGRRTTLARWITDENNPLTARVIVNRIWQQHFGRGLVETTSDFGHLGTPPSHPELLDWLARRFMQDGWSLKKLHRLILTSATYRQSSQRPMDEQLAKIDPQNVLLWRMTPRRLSGEEIHDCVLSASGEMGKGKRAIYKTVKRNKLDPLLAAFDFPDRVESQCKRHRTTTSPQALLLMNDPWLHDRAKHLAAEMESESFDTLLQSAYQRFFFRAPTDKELRQARQFVETYQSITPQPEPPKLLASFPGGRSAIALKSDPPTKIQIPPVKPLQPMSDEGDFTIEATVMLDSLYPDASVRTIAANWSGNQSHRGWSLGVTSTKSAFKPRNLILQLVGSRKEQGGKPEYEVVASNLRLELNRPYYVAVSIDLDDPSKDGITFYLQDLSKPDAKLQVAGVAHQARWDVQADRPIELGGRSGSHRWDGLIQNVRLHQTALGGDQVARQLAGEGSMSHLVFDVQFDDADELGRDVSGNNLHAIVNSGDDTTASPQQRAREALIHALLCSNEAIYVD, from the coding sequence ATGAATATGGCAAGAGTGTCAAGAATCGCATGCGTGCTCTGCTTCAGCCTGCTGACCACGCCGCTGGTCGCCGCCGACGCCACGCCGGCCCAGCGTGATCTGTTCGAGATTCATGTTCGCCCGATGCTGGTCAAGCACTGCATCAAGTGCCACGGTGAATCCAAACAGGAGGGCGGGTTGCGGCTCGATTCATTCGACGCCCTGACCAAGGGCGGCGATTCCGGGCCGGCAATCGTGGCGGGCAAACCGGACGAAAGTTTGTTGATCGAGGCGCTGCGTTACGAATCGTTCGAGATGCCGCCGAGTGGTCAATTGGAAGATTCGGTGACCGCGGGAATCGAACAGTGGATCCAGGCCGATTCACCCTGGCCGACCGGACTGGTGCTCAAGCCGATGGCGAAGATCACCGACCAGGACCGCGACTGGTGGTGTTATCAACCGATCGCCGATCCCGATGTTCCGGAGGTGGATGATGAGGGTTGGTGCCGCAACGAAATCGATCACTTTGTCTTCCGGCGACTCGATCAAGAGGGCCTGCGCCCGGCGAGCGAGCCCGACGCTCGAACGCTCCTAAGGCGTGTCCATTTTGCCGTGACCGGTTTGCCGCCGCACGATCAAGCCGCCCAGTCGATCACGAATGATGACAACTGGTACGAAACGCTGGTCGATCAATTGCTCGACGATCCCGCGTACGGCGAGAACCAGGCGCGGTATTGGTTGGACCTGGTCCGCTACGCCGATTCGGACGGCTACAACGCCGATCATGGACGTCCCGAAGCGCACCACTATCGCGAGTACGCGATTCGATCGTTCAACGAAGACAAACCCTATGATCGATTTGTTACCGAACAACTGGCCGGTGATGAAGTCGATCCCGGCAACCGTGACGCGTTGATCGGGACGATGTATCTGCGTCATTGGATCTACGAATGGAACCAACGCGACGTGGAAGGCCAGTGGGATCAGATCCTCAGCGACGTCACTGAAACAACGGCGGACGTGTTTTTGGCTCAGGGATTGAAGTGCGCCCGCTGTCACGATCACAAGTTCGATCCGCTGTTGCAAAAGGACTACTACGCGATGAAGGCGTTCTTCGCACCGCTGCAACCGCGCGAGGACCAGCCGATCGCCGACGTTGAAACACGCACCAAGCATTTGCAACAACAGCAAGCTTGGGAGGCGGCCACGGAAGAGATTCGCCAGCGGTTGCACGAGATCGAAACGCCGGTGTTGCTGAAGCATGCCACGCGCGAGGGCTTTGACAAGTTCACCAAGGAGATCCGGTCGATGATCTCCAGCCGTCGTCCTGAACGCAGCCCCTATGAACATCAAATCGCATCACTGGCCTCCAACCAGTTTGACGTGCATCCGGAAAAACTGGCCGAGTGGCTGGACGAGGAAACCGAAGCCGAACGTCAACGCTTGCACAAACAGCTGGCCGAGTTCGATCATCTAAAACCCGAACCGCTGCCGACGCTGAAGTTTGTCGCCAGCGATGTCGGGCCGATCGCGCCGCCGACGACGATCCCCGATTCGGCGGATGCGTCGCCGATTGCTCCGGGATACCCGACGATTCTGGAGGACAAGCCGGCCGAGGTTCAACCGCCGCCGGCCGCGCTGCAATCGACCGGACGCCGAACGACGTTGGCACGCTGGATCACCGACGAAAACAACCCGCTGACGGCGCGGGTGATCGTCAATCGCATCTGGCAACAACACTTTGGTCGCGGGCTGGTGGAAACGACCAGCGACTTCGGCCACCTGGGCACGCCGCCGTCCCACCCCGAATTGCTCGATTGGTTGGCCCGCCGCTTCATGCAGGACGGCTGGAGTCTGAAAAAACTGCATCGGTTGATTTTGACTTCGGCGACCTACCGACAATCGTCCCAGCGACCGATGGACGAGCAACTGGCGAAGATCGATCCGCAGAACGTCTTGCTGTGGCGGATGACGCCGCGACGGCTGTCCGGCGAAGAGATTCACGATTGCGTGCTTTCGGCCAGCGGCGAAATGGGGAAAGGGAAACGGGCGATCTACAAAACGGTCAAACGCAACAAGCTGGATCCGCTGTTGGCAGCGTTCGACTTTCCCGATCGAGTGGAAAGTCAGTGCAAACGACACCGCACGACCACTTCGCCCCAAGCGTTGTTGTTGATGAATGATCCCTGGCTGCATGATCGGGCCAAACACTTGGCGGCCGAGATGGAATCGGAAAGCTTCGACACGCTGCTCCAGTCGGCCTACCAACGGTTCTTTTTTCGCGCACCGACCGACAAGGAGCTTCGGCAAGCCCGGCAGTTCGTCGAAACCTATCAATCGATCACACCGCAACCCGAACCGCCGAAGTTGCTGGCATCATTTCCTGGCGGGCGTTCGGCGATCGCGTTGAAATCCGACCCGCCGACAAAGATTCAGATCCCGCCGGTCAAACCACTGCAGCCGATGTCGGACGAAGGCGACTTTACCATCGAAGCGACCGTGATGTTGGATTCGCTGTATCCGGATGCGTCGGTGCGAACGATCGCGGCCAACTGGTCGGGCAATCAGTCACATCGCGGCTGGTCGCTGGGCGTGACGTCCACCAAGAGTGCGTTCAAGCCGCGCAACTTGATCCTGCAGCTTGTCGGATCACGCAAAGAACAGGGCGGCAAACCGGAATACGAAGTCGTCGCGTCGAACTTGCGGCTGGAATTGAACCGGCCGTATTACGTTGCCGTTTCGATCGACTTGGATGACCCATCGAAGGACGGCATCACGTTCTATTTGCAGGACCTGTCGAAACCAGATGCGAAACTGCAAGTTGCCGGTGTCGCACACCAGGCCCGCTGGGACGTGCAAGCCGATCGTCCGATCGAACTGGGCGGCCGCTCCGGTTCACATCGTTGGGACGGATTGATTCAGAACGTTCGACTGCATCAGACGGCACTTGGCGGTGACCAAGTGGCGCGGCAATTGGCCGGCGAGGGATCGATGTCGCATTTGGTTTTTGATGTTCAGTTTGACGATGCCGATGAATTGGGCCGCGATGTGTCCGGCAACAATCTGCATGCCATCGTCAACTCGGGTGATGACACGACGGCGTCACCCCAACAACGCGCCCGCGAGGCGCTGATTCACGCGCTCTTATGCTCCAATGAGGCGATCTATGTCGATTGA
- a CDS encoding FecR domain-containing protein, with protein sequence MNPEDRFAQLWTDYLEGELDDQSLAELRELLAADESRVTLAADLFQTHRLLGLVVEEEPSRQDDFVRETMAKLPSDPDDFVGRVMSKVRKTKPADADLRGAGGVDDKSHRPYRPPVAAVGLWVAAAVLLLAAVSFYLLPGGPNEIEIGSTGKPSTGNASVGGEVRLASSARATFFGELSPPVGTVLVPQREYVLMTGMVEVAFPAGASAILEGPAVFRVTSGESLALDVGRCSVHAPDGAEGFRVDTPASRVVDRGTRFAVSVSETSVTEVHVTEGAADVYENADPAAAETNTQTRLVGGEAKAFSTARGINVDAVPFDAGVYRDGLPDRVVSYEASEADGGGAELLRSVTIQRGGRVMKIAVSDLIPARLTWFRATEPRAFLCGSQELPVPSTDVVFDRSLVTGVINPDGSEQPLTSDPIMEGDSGTPGMAFRFDRPIFNGPGADVVFFDLQTFGNPIDGDAFHVSPLVFREGLHSHTIRHYDLTMESPETQVLANFYVHLFAQPADSVTQLQTLGAVQQRQAMRFRGLAVGIDLSDLGYAPGESVDGLFLQDALDDKHMVDPVFIAGLPELK encoded by the coding sequence ATGAATCCGGAAGATCGTTTCGCCCAACTTTGGACCGACTACCTGGAAGGCGAGTTGGATGATCAGTCGCTGGCGGAGCTTCGGGAACTGCTGGCGGCTGACGAGAGCCGCGTGACGTTGGCCGCGGATCTGTTTCAAACGCATCGGCTGTTGGGCTTGGTGGTCGAAGAGGAACCGTCACGCCAGGATGATTTCGTTCGCGAGACGATGGCCAAGCTGCCGAGTGATCCGGACGACTTTGTCGGCCGCGTGATGTCCAAGGTGCGGAAGACAAAGCCGGCGGATGCCGATCTGCGGGGTGCCGGTGGGGTGGATGACAAATCGCATCGACCGTACCGCCCGCCTGTCGCGGCCGTCGGACTGTGGGTCGCCGCGGCGGTGTTGTTGCTGGCCGCCGTGTCGTTTTATCTGCTGCCGGGCGGGCCGAACGAAATCGAAATCGGATCGACCGGAAAACCATCCACGGGAAACGCATCGGTCGGCGGCGAAGTGCGGCTGGCCAGCAGCGCGCGGGCGACGTTCTTCGGCGAGCTGTCGCCGCCGGTCGGGACGGTGCTGGTGCCGCAGCGTGAGTATGTGCTGATGACCGGGATGGTGGAGGTCGCGTTTCCGGCCGGGGCGTCGGCGATTTTGGAAGGCCCGGCGGTGTTCCGCGTGACCAGCGGTGAGAGCTTGGCGTTGGACGTCGGTCGTTGCAGCGTGCACGCACCTGATGGTGCCGAAGGGTTCCGCGTCGACACGCCGGCCAGTCGCGTCGTCGATCGCGGGACGCGGTTTGCCGTCAGCGTGTCCGAAACCAGTGTCACCGAAGTGCATGTGACCGAAGGGGCCGCGGATGTGTATGAGAACGCCGATCCGGCCGCGGCCGAAACGAACACTCAGACACGATTGGTCGGGGGTGAGGCGAAGGCGTTTTCCACCGCCCGCGGCATCAACGTCGATGCGGTGCCCTTTGACGCCGGTGTGTACCGGGACGGATTGCCCGATCGCGTGGTGTCGTATGAAGCGAGCGAAGCGGACGGCGGCGGTGCCGAGCTGCTTCGAAGCGTGACGATCCAACGTGGCGGACGCGTGATGAAGATCGCGGTAAGCGACTTGATCCCCGCGCGGTTGACCTGGTTCCGTGCCACCGAGCCGCGCGCGTTCCTGTGCGGCAGCCAGGAGTTGCCTGTTCCGTCGACCGACGTCGTCTTTGATCGCAGTTTGGTCACCGGCGTGATCAATCCCGACGGCAGCGAACAACCGCTGACGAGCGACCCGATCATGGAAGGCGATTCGGGGACGCCCGGCATGGCGTTTCGATTCGATCGACCAATTTTCAACGGGCCAGGGGCCGACGTGGTATTCTTTGATTTGCAAACGTTCGGCAACCCGATCGACGGAGACGCGTTTCACGTCAGCCCGTTGGTGTTTCGCGAGGGATTGCACTCGCACACGATCCGACACTACGACCTGACGATGGAATCCCCCGAGACGCAGGTGCTGGCGAACTTTTACGTTCATCTGTTCGCCCAACCGGCCGACTCGGTCACACAGTTGCAGACGCTCGGTGCGGTCCAACAACGCCAGGCGATGCGGTTCCGCGGGTTGGCCGTCGGGATCGATTTGTCCGATCTGGGTTACGCCCCAGGGGAGAGCGTCGACGGATTGTTTCTTCAAGACGCGCTGGATGACAAACACATGGTTGACCCGGTCTTCATCGCCGGCCTACCGGAGCTGAAATGA
- a CDS encoding sigma-70 family RNA polymerase sigma factor, with amino-acid sequence MAIDPPFDDSQTESALRRVRSGETAAFETVVRGYERPLRAWLAAHAPPGVDVDEIAQRSFLAAFTRLDEYQPGTEFAAWLFTIARFQLRTETTRLRRIADYHARYGPDLLQRELDRRSDETPEMWTMRLESLQMCLDSLGDSLRRFVTWRYDEEIPLEEMAARCDRSVPAVKKQLWKVRQKLQSCIETRMATAKGGSS; translated from the coding sequence ATGGCAATTGATCCCCCCTTCGACGATTCGCAGACCGAATCTGCTCTCCGGCGCGTTCGCAGCGGTGAAACCGCGGCGTTTGAGACCGTGGTGCGCGGCTACGAACGGCCGCTGCGGGCTTGGTTGGCCGCCCACGCGCCCCCGGGCGTGGATGTCGACGAGATCGCACAACGCAGTTTTTTGGCCGCGTTCACCCGCCTGGACGAATACCAACCGGGGACGGAATTCGCCGCCTGGTTGTTCACCATCGCCCGGTTTCAGCTGCGGACCGAGACGACCCGGCTGCGGCGGATCGCCGACTATCACGCCCGCTACGGCCCCGATCTGTTGCAGCGTGAACTCGACCGACGCAGCGACGAGACGCCGGAGATGTGGACGATGCGGCTGGAAAGTCTGCAAATGTGCCTGGACTCGCTCGGTGATTCGCTTCGCCGGTTCGTCACCTGGCGCTACGACGAGGAAATCCCCTTGGAAGAAATGGCGGCCCGCTGCGATCGCTCGGTCCCCGCCGTCAAGAAGCAGCTTTGGAAAGTCAGGCAGAAGCTGCAATCGTGTATCGAAACCCGTATGGCAACGGCGAAGGGAGGTTCGTCATGA
- a CDS encoding IS4 family transposase — protein MVSQWVIDELETVDLGDKRRNERLAEVLSAMAGLPSKSIPAAVGAGHNETTAAYRLFDNDAICFEDILAPHIDACYKRLAEQEVVILAHDTTELDLTKPNTQVEGAGPLDGSSRYGELLHPLMAFTPTGTPLGTVAAELWTREEGPSKADDRKKVPIEEKESLRWLENHREAQLIASEHPETQVVCVADSEADIFEVIECNSDSPKNFWWIIRSCYDRSIVDQHGRPSGNLHEKLAASKVRYTKAITIRSHQPKLACDKRARNQPREARQCELEVRATTLTLKNPYRPDRHLRPTKVNAIWAHEIDPPEGDTPISWLLLTNMPISNKEEIELVLSYYCIRWLIEVFFRTLKSGTRIEAKRFEKIERFERCLAVSMILAWRTFYSVRIGRECPDVSCEAVFVADEWQPVYKIVTGEDPPKKPPTLKEIVRMIARLGGYIDRPRHDEPGTDTVMRGMERLYDISSCWRSFGPNATRSGE, from the coding sequence ATGGTGAGCCAATGGGTGATTGACGAATTAGAAACGGTGGATCTTGGCGACAAGAGACGAAATGAACGACTTGCCGAAGTGCTCTCCGCCATGGCTGGTTTGCCGAGCAAGAGCATTCCTGCTGCAGTCGGCGCAGGACACAACGAAACAACGGCAGCCTACCGACTTTTTGATAACGATGCGATCTGCTTTGAGGACATTTTAGCGCCCCATATAGATGCCTGCTATAAGCGTCTTGCTGAGCAAGAAGTTGTCATCTTGGCTCACGATACGACGGAACTGGATTTGACGAAACCTAACACGCAAGTAGAAGGGGCCGGTCCGCTAGATGGCAGTTCACGCTACGGCGAGTTGCTTCACCCGCTGATGGCGTTCACTCCCACCGGCACGCCCTTAGGAACCGTTGCAGCGGAACTTTGGACTCGCGAGGAAGGTCCGTCAAAAGCCGATGATCGAAAGAAAGTGCCGATTGAAGAGAAGGAGTCTCTGCGATGGCTTGAAAACCACCGCGAAGCACAGTTAATCGCTAGCGAGCACCCCGAAACGCAAGTTGTCTGCGTGGCTGACAGCGAAGCGGACATCTTTGAAGTCATCGAGTGTAATTCCGATTCTCCAAAGAACTTTTGGTGGATTATTCGCAGTTGCTATGACCGTTCGATCGTTGATCAGCACGGTCGGCCATCAGGAAATCTGCATGAAAAACTCGCCGCGAGCAAAGTACGCTACACCAAAGCGATAACGATTCGTTCGCACCAACCCAAGTTAGCCTGTGACAAACGAGCACGCAATCAACCGCGAGAGGCACGCCAATGCGAACTCGAGGTGCGTGCAACGACGCTGACACTGAAGAACCCCTATCGGCCCGATCGACACCTACGGCCCACGAAAGTCAACGCGATTTGGGCTCACGAGATCGATCCGCCTGAAGGGGATACGCCTATCAGTTGGCTGTTGCTGACCAATATGCCGATTTCGAACAAGGAAGAGATTGAGCTGGTGTTGTCTTACTACTGCATTCGCTGGTTGATCGAAGTATTCTTCCGAACTCTCAAATCAGGCACTCGCATCGAAGCAAAGCGGTTTGAAAAGATCGAACGATTCGAGCGTTGTCTCGCTGTTTCGATGATCTTGGCGTGGCGAACGTTCTACAGCGTGCGGATCGGTCGCGAATGTCCAGACGTCAGCTGTGAAGCAGTATTCGTAGCCGACGAATGGCAGCCGGTATACAAGATCGTCACCGGGGAAGATCCGCCAAAGAAACCACCGACGTTGAAGGAGATCGTCCGCATGATCGCTCGGCTTGGCGGCTACATCGACCGACCACGACATGACGAGCCTGGCACCGATACGGTCATGCGCGGCATGGAACGACTCTACGACATCAGTAGTTGTTGGCGAAGCTTTGGTCCAAATGCAACCAGATCAGGGGAATGA